A window of Prevotella fusca JCM 17724 genomic DNA:
ACCTCATACAGGCTTTCAGAGCTAACGAGAATCCGTTTGTTGCCCAGCAGAATATTTATCTTGTGCATGATAAGGACAACCCGCAGCTACAGCCGAAGGTAGGACTTCCGAACGGTGGTATATTCAATAAGACCGAGGCTTCGCTCAAGAGTTTCCTTGCCCGTCTTGCCTTCGACTTTGACAAACGCATCAACGAGCACGACCTCAAGGCGTTTGCTTTCTCAGAGGTACGCTCAGCAGTCCGCACGGTCAATCCTTTCCAGGGTTATGGAATACAGTATGACCGCGGCAACCAGATATATACGAACCCATTGATATTCAATAAGCTGATTAATGAAGGCAGCGATTACTTCAACCTGCACAAGCGGAACGACCGTGGTGTTACTTTCTCTTTCAACGGTACTTACGGTTATGCGGGCAAGTATGTCTTCAATACTGTCTTCAATGTCGAGGGGTCTAATACCTCGGGTAAGGGTGCACGTGCCTTGTGGCTGCCTACATGGAATGTCGGAGGAAAGTGGAATATTGACCAGGAAGACTTCCTGAAGGAGAACAAGACCATTTCCCGACTTGCCCTGCGTGTCAGCTACGGACTCACTGCCAAGATGAACGAAGAGGCGATCAATGCCAATTCCATCTATAAGAGTGGTATTGTAAACCGTCATTCCTTGAACGACAGAGAAAGTAAACTCAATATCCTGCATCTTGAGAACCGTGACCTTACGTGGGAAAAGATGTACGAATTGAATGTCGGTGCGGAATTAGGGCTCTTCGAGAACCGCATCAGTACGACTTTTGATGTCTACCAGCGCAATACATTCGACCTCATCGACCTTGTACGTACTTCTGGCGTTGGTGGTCAGTACTATAAATATGCCAACTTCGGCGATATGCGTACACGTGGTGTTGAGTTGGGTGTTCACACGAAGAACATCGTTACAGAAGCCTTCACGTGGACTTCCAGCCTTACCGTGAGTGCGATGGACCAGAAGATTACGCGCCTGCTGAATACTCCTAACGCCTTTGACATGGTGGCAGGTAGAGGTCGGGGAAACATCGTGGGCTATCCTCGTGGCTCGCTCTTCTCATTTAATTTCCAGGGACTGAACAACCAGGGCTTGCCCACTTTCGACTTCGGTCGTTACCCGAACAGCCAAGGCGAGCTGTCAAAGATTGCCGGTGCCGACTTCCTCGATGCGCAGTATGCCAAGTCCTATCTCGTTTATCACGGTCCTATAGAGCCACGTGTCATCGGTGGTCTGTCCAATACACTGAAGTACAAGAACTGGGAACTTTCCTTCTTCCTTACCGTTCAGGCTGGCAACAAGATTCGGTTGAATCCTACCTTTGACCCGGAGTTTGGTGATTTGAACGTCTTTTCCAAGTCTTACTACAACCGCTGGCTCAATCCCGGTGACGAGTATAAGACCGACGTGCCAGTGCTTCCTTCCCAGGAACTCATCGCAGCAGTAGGAAAAGAGAACATTGAACGTGCCTACAATACCTATAACTATTCGCAGCAGCGGGTAGCTGACGGCAGTTTTGTGCGTATGAAGAATATCTCCTTGGCATACACTGTTCCAGAGAACTTCCTCAGGAAGATACGTCTTCACTCGATGAATCTGAACTTGAACCTGACAAATCCTTTCCTGATTTACTCTGACAAGAAGCTCAAGGGACAGGATCCGGAGTATTACAAGTCGGGTGGTGTGTCACTGCCTACGCCGAAACAGTACACAGTAACGTTGAACGTTGGTTTCTAACAAGACAGAATATGAAAACAAAGATATATTTATTACTGTTTGCAGCAGCTGCCTTTCTTTTCAGCAGCTGCAACGATTACCTTGACAAGAGTCCTGACTCGGAACTTGACGTTGAGATTGATACAGAGGAGAAGATTGCCGAGCTCCTTACGGGTGCCTATCCCGAAGCAAGCTATATTCCTTTCCTCGAACCACGCACGGACAACGTGGCAGAGCGTGTGAACGGTATCCACTCACGATTGAATGAGGCGATGTACTTCTGGGAGGACTACGACCAGGAAGACCTTGATACCCCGTTGAACTACTGGAATTCCTGCTATAAAGGCATTGCACAGGCAAACAAGGCACTTGAACTGCTCAGCCGTTACCCCAAGACCGACCGGGTAAAGGCATTGTATGGTGAGGCTTTCCTGCTCAGAGCCTATCTTCACTTCATGCTGGTCAATATCTGGGCAGAACCTTATGGTGGTAAGGCAACCGATATGGGTATTCCTTATATCACCAAACCCGAAAAGCACGCTCTGGTCGACTATGAGCGTGGTACGGTGAGTGAAGTCTACGACCAGATAGAGAAGGACTTGAGGCTCGGCATCTCCCTTGTTTCCGACAAGTACTATAAGCATCCCAAGTTCCACTTCAACAAGAAGGCTGCCTATGCCTTTGCTTCCCGTTTCTACTTGATGAAAGGTGATTGGAAGTCGGTTATAGCTTATTCGGATTATGTTCTGGGCGGTGACCCGAAGCAGCTGCTCCGTCCGTGGCGACAGTATGCCAACGAATTGGAGTTTAATCATAAGAATCTTTTCCGTCGTTACAATGCTGCTGACGAGCCAGCCAATCTGTTGATGACCACAACCGAGTCTCGTCTGGCACGTACGATACCTACTGAGAAGTATGGTTCAACGTTCGGAACAGTTGACAAGGTGTTTGCACAGACGGGCATTGAAGGTGCGCGCGATTATGAAAAGATGAACTTCATTGGTACTTATATCTTCACTTCGTCAGCAGCTCCTGTAACTACTGGGCGTTATCTGGCTAAGTTTGATGAACTGTCGAACGTTGAGAGTACAGGGTCAAAGCCTCGTGGACTCTACGTGACCAATGTGCTCTTCAGTATTGATGAGGTGCTTTTGAATCGTATGGAAGCGTATGCCATGCTCAAGGAGTACAACCGTGCCATTGATGACTACCTGCAGTATATGCAAGGCAAGTTCGGTTTTCTCCCCTCAGTAGAACGCTCTGTGTACACCTCAACGAACAGTGGTAATTACAATATCTACACACCGTTCTACGGTCTGACACTGAAACAGCTGGCAATGGTAAAGCTCTTCCTTGACTTCCGCCGCAAGGAATTCTATCAGGAGGGTCTGCGCTGGTTCGATATTCGCCGCTTCCATCTGGCTGTGAAACGCTCGTCAAAAAGCTCCTACTACTTCCCTCTGGAGAAAGATGATCCCCGTAAGGTTTTGCAGATACCAGCCGAGGCAATCCAGCGTGGTCTTGCCCCCAATCCGAGGGAACGTAATGAGCCTGTCAGATAACATGAGTGGAAGTAATGTGTAACTGTCAGTAAATCTTTATGTAATGTATGTGTGGCAAACCGTTCATTTCAGACAGGAAAACAACTAAGGATTAATTGCAATGCAAGTAAGGCTTAGTTGGGCTTCAATTAGGCGTTATTTGCATTGCAATTAGGCCTTGGTAAGAATTCAATAGGAGAATAGACAGTATCAAGACAGTCATCCGATACAGAATGAACAGATGCCCATACAGCCCTATGACAGATAATGAAAAGTAATCAAACGAATATGAAGAAGATATTTTTAGCCCTCCTCACAGTTCTCTTTCTTGTGGGATGTGGCGACGAAAAACTGAGCGACAGAAGTGTGGTCGATGATGGTAAGAAGCAGATAGAGAGTACAGAACTCGACAAGTGGATTCTCGATAACATCACAAAGCCTTACGGCATTGAGGTTGTTTACCGTTGGGAAAAGAATGCCGGGGCTACAGGTACATTCATATATCCGCCGAAGATAGAGAAAGTTCGTGCCGTACTTGAAGCCGTGAAGGAACTCGGACTGGAAACCTACCAGCTTAGAGAGGTGGCAGGTGAGGGATTCCTGCGTGGGCGTGTACCTGTGAAGCTCTATCTCTATGGTGGCGGCAACCCTGATGAGAACGGTGTTGAACGTCTTTATAATCACCGCCTGACAGCGGCAGAGATGTGTCTTTACCATGTCAACGACTTCGACCCGAAGGATTCTGACAAGGTCTATGTCCTCATGCGAAGCGTACATCATCAGCTGGCAAAGCGTCTTATGCAGCTGATTCCTTACGACCGTGACAAGTTTCTCAGTATCAGTGCCAA
This region includes:
- a CDS encoding SusC/RagA family TonB-linked outer membrane protein, with protein sequence MYRLTRLNKTLTVLLLLFGVLTVSAQTAGTVSGTVKNEQGETLIGAYVQVLETKLKTVTDVDGHFTIKASAGQTIQASYVGMITKSVKVTGNRPVDIILKSDSRQIDEVVVTGYQNIRNRVYTGAATSVKMDDIKLEGIADVSRMLEGRVPGLSIQNISGTFGSAPRINIRGGASIIGNVQPLWVIDGAVYEDLVHLSLDQLASGDAVTLISSAVSGLNPADIQDIQVLKDASATSVYGARALNGVIVITTKAGRRDTPLRVTYSTENTIRMRPRYSSFDLLNSQETMSLYQEMNDKGYFGISNSLYGRRSGIYYQLYKGVSTINPATGDYYLPNTPEARLNFLRQREYANTNWFNHLFTLNPITNHAITLSGGGKNTATYASIGFYHDAGWTIADKVSRLTANVKNTFYINDKLTATLTAQGNIRSQKAPGTMPQRKNSTIGVFERDFDINPFSYALGTSRTLSPYNEDGSLSYYRNNWAPFNIFNEYANNKMNIDVLDFKIQGEATYRLNNSLAIKTLLSTRQAYTSTSHEIHEGSNLIQAFRANENPFVAQQNIYLVHDKDNPQLQPKVGLPNGGIFNKTEASLKSFLARLAFDFDKRINEHDLKAFAFSEVRSAVRTVNPFQGYGIQYDRGNQIYTNPLIFNKLINEGSDYFNLHKRNDRGVTFSFNGTYGYAGKYVFNTVFNVEGSNTSGKGARALWLPTWNVGGKWNIDQEDFLKENKTISRLALRVSYGLTAKMNEEAINANSIYKSGIVNRHSLNDRESKLNILHLENRDLTWEKMYELNVGAELGLFENRISTTFDVYQRNTFDLIDLVRTSGVGGQYYKYANFGDMRTRGVELGVHTKNIVTEAFTWTSSLTVSAMDQKITRLLNTPNAFDMVAGRGRGNIVGYPRGSLFSFNFQGLNNQGLPTFDFGRYPNSQGELSKIAGADFLDAQYAKSYLVYHGPIEPRVIGGLSNTLKYKNWELSFFLTVQAGNKIRLNPTFDPEFGDLNVFSKSYYNRWLNPGDEYKTDVPVLPSQELIAAVGKENIERAYNTYNYSQQRVADGSFVRMKNISLAYTVPENFLRKIRLHSMNLNLNLTNPFLIYSDKKLKGQDPEYYKSGGVSLPTPKQYTVTLNVGF
- a CDS encoding RagB/SusD family nutrient uptake outer membrane protein, which produces MKTKIYLLLFAAAAFLFSSCNDYLDKSPDSELDVEIDTEEKIAELLTGAYPEASYIPFLEPRTDNVAERVNGIHSRLNEAMYFWEDYDQEDLDTPLNYWNSCYKGIAQANKALELLSRYPKTDRVKALYGEAFLLRAYLHFMLVNIWAEPYGGKATDMGIPYITKPEKHALVDYERGTVSEVYDQIEKDLRLGISLVSDKYYKHPKFHFNKKAAYAFASRFYLMKGDWKSVIAYSDYVLGGDPKQLLRPWRQYANELEFNHKNLFRRYNAADEPANLLMTTTESRLARTIPTEKYGSTFGTVDKVFAQTGIEGARDYEKMNFIGTYIFTSSAAPVTTGRYLAKFDELSNVESTGSKPRGLYVTNVLFSIDEVLLNRMEAYAMLKEYNRAIDDYLQYMQGKFGFLPSVERSVYTSTNSGNYNIYTPFYGLTLKQLAMVKLFLDFRRKEFYQEGLRWFDIRRFHLAVKRSSKSSYYFPLEKDDPRKVLQIPAEAIQRGLAPNPRERNEPVR
- a CDS encoding putative zinc-binding metallopeptidase, which translates into the protein MKKIFLALLTVLFLVGCGDEKLSDRSVVDDGKKQIESTELDKWILDNITKPYGIEVVYRWEKNAGATGTFIYPPKIEKVRAVLEAVKELGLETYQLREVAGEGFLRGRVPVKLYLYGGGNPDENGVERLYNHRLTAAEMCLYHVNDFDPKDSDKVYVLMRSVHHQLAKRLMQLIPYDRDKFLSISANRYTGSTEQIAAPLSYARTGKEKFGLDGYANKRGFYTMLSFLSAEDDFAEIISATLTSKPKELADAAVNAQTPDTDIDPEVSQRYAKEAEQAYKEFMAKQAFVNEYVQKSWQINLRQMQVISVRRLYSYVKQH